TTAGTTTCTATGTAGAATATCTGGTTATTCATCTGTTTCTCAATTTGGGGGACATCAGCAATAGCAGCAAGCATTGGTTTAAAGGCGGCAAACAACATGATTGAAACATCACTAAGTGAGACAGAGGGATCATGCAGCTGTCTGCAAACTTTTTCCAAATCAGTTGTGACATTGTGCAATTCAACAGCATCaggatgaaaaactgaaaatatagtGCGTTcactaacaccaagctttagatCTTTTATAATCATCCGGATAAGCCATTTTTGTTCCAGAGCTGTGCTCTGGGTAATTAACTGAAGAAGACTTTTCTTTAACAGACCCTTGTTTTTAGCAGCATTATTATTAGCTATTGCATCTAAATGTTCATTGACTTGTTCTATTGTCAGTCTGCCTTGTTTTGGGCTCCTAGGTTTTAACACGAAGTATGCAACCATTGCAAAGTCTCCAGCATCTCCACGTGTGCCAGCAGGTGTCCTGTAATTTAAAAGCTTTGAAGCATCTTTTCCATCTTTTGGTAAATTAAGCAGTTCGATATACAGCTTTGCAAGCATAGTTTCTTTAATTCCATATgccattctttctctttccaacTGTGGAAGAATAAGCCGCATGGCTGGATAAAAAGAATCTGTgatgtctttctctttttgatgAAGAGCATCATGGAATTTTCTCCAGGAATCCAGAAATTCCTTGAAATACTTGATTTTCTCTGGACGAGATTTGCACATCTGTATCCGCTCCAGAGTAGAACACAGATCTGCAAAAGGCACGCGAGAGGCCACCGTTTTTTTAGAAGAAGGCTGTGAAGCAGGTGTGGAAGCCATCAGAGTCCGGTTTTCACTAAGAACAAGAGAAGTATGCATTTGTAAGTAAAGAAAATGCTAGCACATTATTCTatcatgaaaaaggaaaaaaaaatcccaacaaaaaccaaacctctAATTAGGATTTACTGATTTTTCTAATTATGAGTTAACTGTCACCTTTATCTAAGAGCTGCCTGCTGGTACCCCTGACTTCAGTTATGGGTGaagctcagcagctgctgcgaCGCTTCTACACAAACACTGCTCAGAGGAgcaggctgtggggcaggggtgatacaagaagtagttaccattacaaaaaatggaatattttgacCTCAGCTAAAGTAAAGTTTTGTCTTAACTTGcagtttttgaaagttagatGGAGCATCTCTCTGATAGCACGCCTTCTTTCTCTGATAGCATGCTTTATTTTAGACTTTTTTCCACACTGTTCACTCTTTGAAGATGGTAACATCTTGTGTGAAGCATGATCTGAGCTGAACAGACATCTCTGCTTCTGTAATCGCCTGTTTAGAGTTTCTTATCTTAAAgacaaggtcaagcagagagctggctgcaaagctccaaattagcaagagttttgagtGTTGTGAAGTTGCATAACAACATCAAAATTACGCCTTGGAAAGTATCAGAATACGCATAAAATTTGTGGGGAAATTTATACCTATGCAtttaagtgggaaatacattttaCCATCATCCTCTGTtgaggatgctgaggctctggagcgagtccagagaagagcaacaaagctggtgagggggctggagaacaggccttatgaggagcagctgagggaactggggttgtttagcctggaggaggctgcggggagacctcattgctctctataactacctgaaaggagattgcagaaaggagggtgctgacctcttctcccaagtgacgggggacaggacaagagggaatggcctcaagctccgccaggggaggtttagcctggacattaggaaaaaaattttcacagaaagggtcattgggcactgaacaggctgcccagggaggtggttgagtccccttccctggaggtgtttaaggcacgggtggacgaggtgctaaggggcatggtttagtgtttgataggaatggttggactcgatgatccggtgggtctctgccaacctggtgattctattattcggtgattctatgattctcctgcCTCGCTGCGTGGGATCGGCGGAGATCGCTCCCTCTCCTTGCTCAGGCCTGATCAAGGCCGCTCTCTTTCTAGAGCGCCAAAAGGAATCTTAAGAGAGTTTATCTGCGGGCGTTTTCGGCACGAGGGGAGGGCGCCGCTCCCGCAGCGGGTCCCAACCTGCGCCCAGCCCGGGCCCCGCGCCTCCCCGCCCTGTGCCCGCAGCTCTGAGCCGGGGCCGCTCCCTCCAGCAGGCTCCGCACCGGGTCGGGGAGGCGGAGGAACCGCTATCCCGGCGGGGACTTAGGCGGACCGGGGGTGACAccggccgccccccgcccccgtccccgtccccctgccccccagccctggcgACGCCGCCGCCCCCTCAGCGCAACCACCCCGGCGCTCGCACCTGCGCAGACACCGCGGCCGGCGGAACCCGCGGCTGgggaagaagttaaaaaaaaaaaaaaaaaaaggaaaggaaagagaagagaagaggaggaggagagggcgGTCCCTGACCCGGTAGCGGAAGGCGGCGTCGCGGCTGCGAGATTCCGCCGGGACGGAGGGAGCCGAGGTTGAAGTTGCGCGGCGGGGGCTGCGCTGGCCCCGCGGCTCCGGCAGCGGGAGGATGCGGCGGGTGGGTCCGCGCTGTGGGTCCCTCCCTGGTCCCCGTGGGTCCCTCCCCGCTCAGTGCCCGTGGGGCTCGCCCCACAGTCGTTTGTCTCGCCCCGCGCCCGTGGGTCGGGACGGGGACGGGTGGGAGCCAGGCGGAGCAGGGGGGAGGGCTCTGATGCGGCTCTGATGCGGCGTTTGGGGTCTCGCCGCGACCAAAGGCAGCTCTTCCCCGGGATGCTGCCTCTCGGGACTCCTCTCCCCGTCCAGTTGCTTGGCACTGGGAGAGCTTGGGCACCTTCACAGCAAGGGCTGGCTCTGGTGCTTCGTTTGTCCCAACGGGGATGCTTTTGGAGTCGGGGCAGAGGGTGGGACTCGATGGTCCGTgcgggtcccttccaactcagctGGTTCCACGATGGGACCTTCAGTGTTGCTTAATGTGCCAAGTGAATACACTGAAAAGGCTCAGCAGGATGTTTCTTTTAGGTAAAAAGTGGCAGTAATGTAACATGCCTGGGAAGTCGGAAAGCTGAGGCTCTAATGTGCAAACCACCCTTGGTTTGCTGTttcagttttgggttttgttttttgctgCCATAATTCAAGCTCTGCTTGTAAGGGTCACTAAAATTTGTTGGTCGGGAGGTGAAGTATAGTAAGAGTTAAGGGGAAAACACTTGGAATTATGAATATGTTCTGCTTGATGCAGAGCTGTGGAAGTTTGCTGATTGAAATAATTAGGAGAGGTGGCTCGCTGATTTTAAAAGCCTGAGTGTACTTTCTTGTGCTTACTAAGCTTGTAGTTATTCTTCCACATTAGTCCCATCTCTAAAACTGCTTTTTGACAGTTGAGGACTTAATATTTCTACTTACGGGAGTTTTCTCAATAAATGTAGAACTTGTGTAGATCTTGTCTGTGTCTGGAGGAGGTTGAGTGTACAAGAAAGAAGCGCAATAGAAAGAAATAAGTGTCTACAGGTATTTCTCAGTGTTCTTAAGAAATaccttattttgtttgttttgaaacgGTGAAACCTTAACAATTGCAGTGAGTGTTAAAActaactttttttaaagctctttaaTGAGCAAGCAGCTCTTAAGCAGCTGAATGCTGTTCTTGGCACTAACTTTGAGGCTACTCGTATGCTAAAAGTTAGCTTTAAGGAGGCAATACAAATCCATTATAACTTTGTTATTGTGCACtatgtgtgttttctgttgtGTGTTGTGAGTATGAAACACAACATTTCAACATGATCCTAGAACTTCATTATAAGATGTTCTTTCCAAGTTTatcagatgtttaaaaaaagcaaagcatgatAGAAGTGCAAACACGATAGTCACAGTAAAGAAGATATAACCTTTAAGTTATTACTTTTAAGGGCTGTTAACACTACTTAGTTTTCTTGCAAATGACTGAAGGCAGTAATTACATGTGTAATCTAACAGCAATTTTACTCAAAGTTTATAAATGGAATTGTTTTTCAGGCAGAGATGAGGCCTGGGAAATCATCACATCCAAAGGTAAATGATTTATAATTTAATTAGTGTGGGAAAATAGCACTTTTTAATATTAACACatagacaaagacaaaaaaaaacaaacagaatttgTGGCAGATACAAGAGTAACTTCAATTTATattcaaaattaataaaaaattgttGCCAAGTACTTTTAAGTATGCACTTGAGTTTTATGGTCTTCAGTTGATAATGACATTAACTATTTAATAATAGCATTAGCACATAGCAGAATATTATTGAAGTGGCTTCATTATaaagactttatttttcatCCTCAGAATTTTTATTGCTATGAGTGATTTATATTTTCACTGATTACTTTACATAATTGTGGGATTTATAGCTCATCTGATAAAATGTAGAGTTCTACAGTAATTCCTGGACTGTGTATTCAGCAGTGGAGATTTATAGATACAAATATGTGTTTGCATATCTACATATGTTTATATCCTTGTGGCATAAAATGAAACTCATCACTTCCAaactttgtttttgttttgaagaggcAGTACAGTTCTGTGGCTGTGTAAACTGAACTGGTCTTTAATAGCCTTTAAGACAAATGGATATCTAAATTGGACCTCATTGCTGTTCTCTGTGTTAATAGTTTCCCCAACAGAACTTTGTATTTCAATCTTGGTTTCCACTTGTCTCTTAACTTTACAAGCatcatcaaaaaaaaccccaaacttgtAGGAACCACCAGTGCTCACAAAGGTTAGCCTTGCTAAAGCAGTGTTATCAGAGGGACAGGAGGAAATATGAAGCAGATAGGTGCTAGGGAATAGACAACGGATCCTGTCTGGGACTGAGAAAGAACTGCCGTTGAGGAGAGAGCAGAGGAGCTGAGTTTATATAGtctggagaaacagaaaatgggTTACGTATTTGGAGGTTAACTAACATTGAACTAGAAGTAAGGAATTTAAGTTACTCAGTCTCAGTATATAGTAAGAGTAGCTAAAAGCAAGAACAAGTTATATAGGAATTTCCATTAATGTAAGGGTTACCTAGGAAAATACCAATCGGATCAAGTTGTGTAGGTCTGTTGATGACAGTATACTTGTTGCAGCCATTGACTTCCATGACAAGTATAAAGTACAAAAAAATCTCCCTTATGCCTGTTTTCATAGTTTCTAACTTAGTTTAAGTAATCAGTGTTTATAAAATACTGATACTGCTTATGCTGTAAAATGGGATGTGTCTTCTTGTTGTTGGAAAACCTTGTCATTGACAAAGTTGTAACAATTACATTAAATACAGTGCTGCAATGtaatgtttcttaaaaaaaaccctaagtgTTCATTAGTGAAGTAAGAATGATTTCCGAAGGATAAATGTTTTATCCAGGAGATTCAAAAAGGAAATACGTAGAGAAACGTTATTTGCTAGGCTGAAACAGAAGACCTTCCAGTGTCCAGTTTGCTGATTTCCCTTGCTTCCAGTGTCTCCCATCTGTAATACATGGGTGGTGTTTCATGCCACCTCTTTTTGGAGCTGTAAAACTTCTGACAGTAAAAGGCAGTGTAACTAAGATAATCCTGTTAAACACTCGGCCtttaaaaaagttaattaaCTAGTTGTATTTGCAGGTGATcaaaattgatttaaaagttCTCTTTTAGCAGACATAAACAGGTACACGCTTCTTGCTTTATTTGGGTACatgctttttgctttaaattagTCATAATTTAATTACAATTCGTATAACTGGAGAGCAGCTATGGTGggatataaactcttcaggtgggacaggaaggatAGGAGGGGAGGtagggtagccctctatgttagagagagCTGTGATGCCCTCGGGCTCGATTATGGCGATGACAGGAtggagtgcctgtgggttaaaatcagaggagcccacaagaagttggatattgtgatgggagtctgtttaTAGACCActcagccaagaagaagcagctgatgaactCTTCTATAGACaactgggagtagtctcaagatcgctaccTCTTGTCCTTATGGGAAACTTTAATCTTctggatgtctgctggaagtacaatgcagcagaaaggaagcagtctaggaggttcctggagtgtgtggaagacaacttcctcacacaactggcgagtgaaccaacaagggaaggcgccctcctggacctcctgtttgtgaacagagaaggccttgtgggggatgtggtcagaggacacctgggacaaagcgatcacgagatggtaggtttttcagttctaggtgaggtgaagacggggattagcagaacagtcacattaaacttccagagggcggACTTTGGACTTTCAGAAGGCTGGCAtacaaagtcccatgggagacaggcCTTAGtagcaagggagcccatgagggctgggagctcttcaaaaaggaaatcctagcagctcaggagcaagctgtccccatgttccggaaaaggaGCCATTGGGGGGAAAAACAGCTtagttgagtagggagatcttgagagacatcaaaaagaagaggaatgtctatgagctttagaagaagggacaggcatcttgggtggactacagggaggaattgagatcatgcagaggagGGCTGAGGCTGAGGCCAACTTGaactcagattggccaagtctgtgaaagacaacaaaaaatctttctataaatacattaacaataaaagaaggaccacggagaatattcagtctctattggatgcaaagggaactactgtgacaggggatgaggacaaggctgaggtacttaatgccttctttgcctcagtctttaacagtaaggaaggttgttccctctgtgtgcaaacccaggagttagaggagcagaatgaggctcccatgatccatgaagagatggttagagacttgcttggccagctagacacacacaagtctatggggccatatgggattcatccaagggtattgaaggagctggcagatgtgcttgccaaacccctttccatcatcttccagaggtcctggctgactggggaagttccagttgactggaggctggctgatgttgtgcccatctacaagaagggtcgcagggaggatccagggaactacaggcctgtcagtctgacctcagtgccagggaaagtcatggaacaggtgatcttgagtgctatcatgaagcacatgcaagagaaccgggtgatcaggcccagtcaacacgggttcacaaaaggcaggtcttgccaaaccaagctgatcaccttctatgacaaagtgacccgcctactggatgagggaaaggctgtggatgtggtcttcctggacttcagtaaagcctttgacacagttcctcTCAGcattctacttgagaaactgtcagcctctggcctggacaggcgcacactctcctgggtggaaaactggttggatggctgggcccagagaagGGGTGGTAAATgcagttaaatccagctggaggccagtcataAGTGGTATCCACCCTGGCTCAATGCTAGGTCCAGCCCTATTCAATGGctttattaatgacctggatgaaggcatcgagtgcacccttagcaagtttgcggacgacactaagctgggtggaagtgtcgatctgctggagggtagggaggctctgcaaagggatctgaacaggctggaccgctgggcagagtccaatggcatgaggtttaacgaggccaaatgccggggtttgcacttggggcacaacaaccctatgcagtgctacagactagaacaagtctgtctagaaagctgcctggaggagagggacctgggggtgttggttgacaaccgactgaacatgagccagcagtgtgcccaggtggccaagaaggccaatggcatcttggcttgtatcagaaatggcgtgaccagcaggtccagggaggttattctccctctgtactcggcactggtgagaccgctcctcgaatcctgtgttcagttctgggcccctcaccacaagaaggatgttgaggctctggagcgagtccagagaagagcaacaaagctggtgagggggctagagaacaagtcttatgaggagcagctgaggaaactggggttgtttaggctggagaagaggaggctgaggggagacctcattgctctctacaactacctgaaaggagggtgctggcctcttctcccaagtgataggggacaggacaagagggactggcctcaagctccaccaggggagatttaggctggacattaggaaaaaatttttcacagaaagggtcattgggcactggaacaggctgcccagggaggtgattgattctCCTTCCTTGgcagtgtttaaggcacgggttgacaaggtgctaaggggcatggtttagtgtttgataggaatggttggacttgatgatccggtgggtctcttccaacctggttgttctaagattctgtgattgtatgtgTCTCAGAAGTAATCACACATTAGCAGTATCTCAGTAGTACAGCATTTTCATAGTATCCTGCTGAAATCAAAATAGAAGCAGTGCACAAATTAAGCTAATGTGGCTTTTAAAATCAGCTGTTGCTATCAGACTTCAAATAGCAATCCTTAGTGTATATGGCATAGCCATCTCCAAAGCTTCATCACCTTAAGTAAGAACTTTTTATGACTACTTCaattttttgtggttgtttttaaTGATGGGCCTCTTTTATGAATGTCTTATTGAGAAAGCATCTTTGGAATCTCATTTTGTAAAGTCAGCAAAATTTTGAATAGCGTAGACAAGGAGAGTGTTTTTACTGTGTCATTATCAGTGTTCTTATAGTCTTGAAATGCCATGCAGAAAGTGTTTGTCAACTTGGTTAGGAATTTCTCTTGCAATTAAGGTACTTACTTTATGTGTCTCCTAATTACAGTGACTTCTTTACTAGAGAAATGGATCACAAGAATTGAGTTGTCATATAGATAATATTTGTGCATACTTGTATGTGGATATTGAACATTAGCTCATAAATAATATTAGAGAAAAAGGTTGGGATGACTGCTCTCTAGACTActttgtatttcatagaatcatagaataaccaggttggaagatacccaccggatcatcgagtccaaccattcctatcaaacactaaaccatgcccctgagcgcctcatccacccgaaCCAGTTCTACATATTTGGAGTAGGGACGATATAGAAAAGCTTGAAGTTCATTTCGCCTTTGGTTAATATGAGAATCTTGTGGTGtcagagatttatttttattgctgattAGTATGTAATTGTCTGCATAAAATGGAGATTGCAGTTTTTCCTGGTCATATTGCATGGTTGTCATATTTGTGGAGTGCAAAGGCTGTGACTGTAGAGGTCGCCTTTTATCTCTCAAACCTACCAACGTGGATGGTACTTGTCAGACTCCTTTGAAGTTAATTCAACTCCTTACTGCATTACATCACGCTAGGATGTTATAACTTGGTGTCTGAAGTTCAATTACTATGTGTTTATGTAACTTAAGAGTATTCCCAAACAGGTAAATTTTTGTCGTCACTTCCAGGCAGTATATTTGAAGTTTTAGCATTTGTGCTTTTCATTGATCACAAAATAATGTAGTTAGTTTACTCTTTTCAGTGGTCTTGTATGATAATACAATCTTTCATTCAGCTAAAGATTTAATATGGAGTACCAATCTTATAAGGGGAAGCTATCATTGTAAATCAGAACCAACCCAAATAGAGCAAAACAGCAATCATAAATGCAACTGCAGTGTGATATCCTACTATAAAGGAGTCTCTTTCTTTTAACCAGTGTAATTGTTGCTCTGTAATCACAGTTCATCAAGGTTCTGAACCACAGTTGCCAAAAGATACCAGACCCGGTACACATTGTGAGACTTCACTGGCTGCAGTGAAGTGCGTAGGCTTACTGGATGCTACTCTTGGCCTTAATCAGTAGGGATTTAGAaataaggtttatttttttgtgtgtgtgttctttGGATTCTAGAATAACTTATGAGAAGCTTTGGCAAACTGGTCATATGATCAGTGTGGTTGTTCTGTTGGTTGGCAGGGATGAGTGAGGGAAAGCAAAAGTTATTAAGTATGGTCTAGTGCTGCTGATGGactttttctgctgaaataatGCCAGTGGGATTTTGAGGAGTTCTAAAGCCTTTTCCTTAtgactgcttttctgcttcttttacaGAATTGAATGGTTTCCAAAAATTCAGAGGGAGTTTGCTACTAAGTTTGATGTTTATTCTTTAATGTATTGACTTGCCATTAATCTTCTGCAAGTATGAATgattaaattactttctttttctttcccttataTTTATAcgtatgtttgggtttttttacaggaTTTACTTGGAGTAAAAGATCACTGACTTCTACAATggaaaagtcatggatgctTTGGAACTTCGTTAAAAGATGGCTATTAGCTTTGGCTTCCTGGTCTTGGAGTCTCTGCCGTATTTGTCTTTTGCCCCTGATAGTAACTTTTCACTTGTACGGAGGCATTATACTACTTATATTAATATTTGTATCAATAGCGGGTATATTATATAAATTCCAGGATGTACTGCTTTACTTTCCTGAACAGCCCTCTTCATCACGCCTTTATGTTCCTATGCCTACTGGTATACCACATGAAAATATCTTCATCAAAACCAAAGATGGAGTTCTTCTCAATCTTATTCTGCTGAGATACACAGGGGACAATGCAGCGTATTCTCCAACCATCATTTACTTTCACGGGAATGCAGGCAACATTGGCCACAGGTTGCCAAATGCTTTGTTAATGCTGGTAAACCTCAAAGTAAACTTAATTCTTGTTGATTATAGAGGGTATGGAAAAAGTGAAGGAGAAGCAAGTGAAGAAGGTTTGTACTTAGATTCTGAGGCTGTGTTAGACTATGTGATGACTCGGTCTGATCTTGATAAgacaaaaatttttctttttggccGTTCCTTGGGGGGAGCAGTTGCTATTCACTTAGCTTCTGAAAATTCCCATAGGATTTCTGCCATCGTGGTGGAGAACACCTTTCTTAGCATCCCATACATGGCCagcactttattttctttctttccaatgAGATATCTTCCTTTATGGtgctacaaaaataaatttctatCCTACAGAAAAATCTCTCAGTGCAGAATGCCTTCTCTCTTCATCTCTGGGTTGTCTGACCAGTTAATTCCACCAGTAATGATGAAGCAACTTTATGAGTTATCCCCAGCTCGGACTAAGAGATTGGCGATATTTCCTGATGGAACTCATAATGACACTTGGCAGTGCCAGGGTTATTTCACTGCACTTGAACAGTTCAtcaaagaagtaataaagagTCACTCCCCTGAAGAAATGGCGAAAACATCATCTAACGTAACAATAATATAATTGATATTCTtctttggggtggggggagtaACTGCACTGTACATTGATTTGTGAAAAGTGGTAAAAGAATGtccatttttaaatgtatgtcATGTCTGTACTTGCCTAAAGAGTGAAATTAAACTTGGAAAGGTCTGATGTTTTATTAATATGTTCCAGATACTTTTTACATTTGCAGCATTGTAAATGAACCATTTTATGTCTTTCTCATACTTTTTTGGTACCTCTGTTCATATATGTCATTTGTTTGATATGTACAACAGAATCTATTAAAGGAACTTGCTACAGAAGTAGTACAGAATCTATTAGTTTAGAACAACGGGAGGCTCTTCAGTATTTCCTGCTGTATGTGCAAGCTTTTTGGACAGTCATGGTTAGCACAATGATTTGTTGTTTCTCTTATACTTTATTTAAAGTATGCCATGCATGAGATTAGTGTTTTATTCCTTGAAATTTTATAATATGCAAGGTGGAAAGTCTTTAATGTGCTAAATAGTATAAAGTAATGTTAATTGTAGAGCATACTTGCAGGTATACTATCTTGGGTTATTACTGTTTTTTATTGTTATGCACACATATGGATTTCAAACTGCAGCTTTAGAGGAAAAGACACTTTCCCTGTTTTCATTTCACCATTTGTTTTGTAATAGCGCACAGAAAGCTATGTGATCGTGAGCATCATGGCTTCAGGATCTTGGCCAGGCAATTTCTTCATAGAAAGTAGAAGTAGCCTTCAAGAAGAGAGCAGTGCGATCTATGCTCCTGCCTGCCCCAAGCTGTTCTCATTAAAGTACAGGAAAACTATTTGTTGGTATGAGTCTGTGCACTTGAGGTGGGATTTCCCAAGGCAGAGTGGGTGGTGTAAGATGCTTCTATCTATCACAAAGTAAAGGCGTGTATTTATgtagatgttttgttttgttttgttttaggcTGGTGGTGTTAAATGTCTCCCATTTATTTATGCCTCCAAAGAAACAAATCCAAATAGTTATCAGTGATTACATGATTAATGTATGCAGTTGTTACAGTCAGgttaataaaaataagcagtGCATTAAATTCAATAGACCTAAACTTAGTCTGGAAGAGACGACATTTATTTTAACACTTTTTCCCATTTGCTTGCAAGAAGTCTTTCACAGTTCTGTTGTGCTGTGTGAAAGTAGCCTGAGCATCAGCAGAAGTGCATTTTCTTTAGCtctgtttgtatttttgaaGCTGGTATCTCACCGTTTCAGAGGCAGGGATACTTAAATTGAGAGAGGTTGATTCTGACCGAATGCTGGATGTggggtttttcattttttttttttgttttagggGTCCTTTTTCTAGGTAGTGCCATCA
This genomic window from Phaenicophaeus curvirostris isolate KB17595 chromosome 1, BPBGC_Pcur_1.0, whole genome shotgun sequence contains:
- the ABHD13 gene encoding protein ABHD13, which codes for MEKSWMLWNFVKRWLLALASWSWSLCRICLLPLIVTFHLYGGIILLILIFVSIAGILYKFQDVLLYFPEQPSSSRLYVPMPTGIPHENIFIKTKDGVLLNLILLRYTGDNAAYSPTIIYFHGNAGNIGHRLPNALLMLVNLKVNLILVDYRGYGKSEGEASEEGLYLDSEAVLDYVMTRSDLDKTKIFLFGRSLGGAVAIHLASENSHRISAIVVENTFLSIPYMASTLFSFFPMRYLPLWCYKNKFLSYRKISQCRMPSLFISGLSDQLIPPVMMKQLYELSPARTKRLAIFPDGTHNDTWQCQGYFTALEQFIKEVIKSHSPEEMAKTSSNVTII